One segment of Chlorocebus sabaeus isolate Y175 chromosome 24, mChlSab1.0.hap1, whole genome shotgun sequence DNA contains the following:
- the SLC25A29 gene encoding mitochondrial basic amino acids transporter isoform X3: MGLTFINALVFGVQGNTLRALGHDSPLNQFLAGAAAGAIQCVICCPMELAKTRLQLQDAGPARTYKGSLDCLVQIYGHEGLRGVNRGMVSTLLRETPSFGVYFLTYDALTRALGCEPGDRLLVPKLLLAGGTSGIMSWLSTYPVDVVKSRLQADGLRGAPRYRGILDCVRQSYRAEGWRVFTRGLASTLLRAFPVNAATFATVTVVLTYARGEEAGPEGEAVPAASAAPAGPALAQPSSL, encoded by the coding sequence ATGGGGCTCACCTTCATCAACGCGCTGGTGTTCGGGGTACAGGGCAACACCCTCCGGGCCCTGGGCCACGACTCGCCCCTCAACCAGTTCCTGGCAGGCGCGGCGGCGGGCGCCATCCAGTGCGTCATCTGCTGCCCCATGGAGCTGGCCAAGACGCGGCTGCAGCTGCAGGACGCGGGCCCGGCACGCACCTACAAGGGCTCGCTGGACTGCCTCGTGCAGATCTACGGGCACGAGGGTCTGCGTGGCGTCAACCGGGGCATGGTGTCCACGCTGCTGCGAGAGACGCCCAGCTTCGGCGTCTACTTCCTCACCTACGACGCGCTCACGCGGGCGCTGGGCTGCGAGCCGGGCGACCGCCTGCTGGTGCCCAAGCTGCTGCTGGCAGGTGGCACGTCGGGTATCATGTCCTGGCTCTCCACCTACCCTGTGGACGTGGTCAAGTCACGGCTGCAGGCCGACGGGCTGCGGGGAGCCCCGCGCTACCGCGGCATCCTGGACTGCGTGCGCCAGAGCTACCGCGCCGAGGGCTGGCGCGTCTTCACACGGGGACTGGCGTCCACGCTGCTGCGCGCCTTCCCCGTCAACGCCGCCACCTTCGCCACGGTCACCGTGGTGCTCACCTACGCGCGCGGCGAAGAGGCCGGGCCCGAGGGCGAGGCTGTGCCCGCCGCCTCCGCCGCTCCTGCGGGGCCTGCTCTGGCGCAGCCCTCGAGCCTGTGA
- the SLC25A29 gene encoding mitochondrial basic amino acids transporter isoform X1 encodes MALDFLAGCAGGVAGVLVGHPFDTVKVRLQVQSVEKPQYRGTLHCFKSIIKQESVLGLYKGLGSPLMGLTFINALVFGVQGNTLRALGHDSPLNQFLAGAAAGAIQCVICCPMELAKTRLQLQDAGPARTYKGSLDCLVQIYGHEGLRGVNRGMVSTLLRETPSFGVYFLTYDALTRALGCEPGDRLLVPKLLLAGGTSGIMSWLSTYPVDVVKSRLQADGLRGAPRYRGILDCVRQSYRAEGWRVFTRGLASTLLRAFPVNAATFATVTVVLTYARGEEAGPEGEAVPAASAAPAGPALAQPSSL; translated from the exons GTGCGGCTTCAGGTCCAGAGCGTGGAGAAGCCTCAGTACCGCGGGACGTTGCACTGCTTCAAGTCCATCATCAAGCAAGAGAGT GTGCTGGGTCTGTACAAGGGCCTGGGCTCGCCGCTCATGGGGCTCACCTTCATCAACGCGCTGGTGTTCGGGGTACAGGGCAACACCCTCCGGGCCCTGGGCCACGACTCGCCCCTCAACCAGTTCCTGGCAGGCGCGGCGGCGGGCGCCATCCAGTGCGTCATCTGCTGCCCCATGGAGCTGGCCAAGACGCGGCTGCAGCTGCAGGACGCGGGCCCGGCACGCACCTACAAGGGCTCGCTGGACTGCCTCGTGCAGATCTACGGGCACGAGGGTCTGCGTGGCGTCAACCGGGGCATGGTGTCCACGCTGCTGCGAGAGACGCCCAGCTTCGGCGTCTACTTCCTCACCTACGACGCGCTCACGCGGGCGCTGGGCTGCGAGCCGGGCGACCGCCTGCTGGTGCCCAAGCTGCTGCTGGCAGGTGGCACGTCGGGTATCATGTCCTGGCTCTCCACCTACCCTGTGGACGTGGTCAAGTCACGGCTGCAGGCCGACGGGCTGCGGGGAGCCCCGCGCTACCGCGGCATCCTGGACTGCGTGCGCCAGAGCTACCGCGCCGAGGGCTGGCGCGTCTTCACACGGGGACTGGCGTCCACGCTGCTGCGCGCCTTCCCCGTCAACGCCGCCACCTTCGCCACGGTCACCGTGGTGCTCACCTACGCGCGCGGCGAAGAGGCCGGGCCCGAGGGCGAGGCTGTGCCCGCCGCCTCCGCCGCTCCTGCGGGGCCTGCTCTGGCGCAGCCCTCGAGCCTGTGA
- the SLC25A29 gene encoding mitochondrial basic amino acids transporter isoform X2: MGVSLTLESAKATCRDQAGAPGAKVRLQVQSVEKPQYRGTLHCFKSIIKQESVLGLYKGLGSPLMGLTFINALVFGVQGNTLRALGHDSPLNQFLAGAAAGAIQCVICCPMELAKTRLQLQDAGPARTYKGSLDCLVQIYGHEGLRGVNRGMVSTLLRETPSFGVYFLTYDALTRALGCEPGDRLLVPKLLLAGGTSGIMSWLSTYPVDVVKSRLQADGLRGAPRYRGILDCVRQSYRAEGWRVFTRGLASTLLRAFPVNAATFATVTVVLTYARGEEAGPEGEAVPAASAAPAGPALAQPSSL, encoded by the exons AGGCTACTTGCAGAGACCAGGCAGGAGCTCCTGGAGCCAAG GTGCGGCTTCAGGTCCAGAGCGTGGAGAAGCCTCAGTACCGCGGGACGTTGCACTGCTTCAAGTCCATCATCAAGCAAGAGAGT GTGCTGGGTCTGTACAAGGGCCTGGGCTCGCCGCTCATGGGGCTCACCTTCATCAACGCGCTGGTGTTCGGGGTACAGGGCAACACCCTCCGGGCCCTGGGCCACGACTCGCCCCTCAACCAGTTCCTGGCAGGCGCGGCGGCGGGCGCCATCCAGTGCGTCATCTGCTGCCCCATGGAGCTGGCCAAGACGCGGCTGCAGCTGCAGGACGCGGGCCCGGCACGCACCTACAAGGGCTCGCTGGACTGCCTCGTGCAGATCTACGGGCACGAGGGTCTGCGTGGCGTCAACCGGGGCATGGTGTCCACGCTGCTGCGAGAGACGCCCAGCTTCGGCGTCTACTTCCTCACCTACGACGCGCTCACGCGGGCGCTGGGCTGCGAGCCGGGCGACCGCCTGCTGGTGCCCAAGCTGCTGCTGGCAGGTGGCACGTCGGGTATCATGTCCTGGCTCTCCACCTACCCTGTGGACGTGGTCAAGTCACGGCTGCAGGCCGACGGGCTGCGGGGAGCCCCGCGCTACCGCGGCATCCTGGACTGCGTGCGCCAGAGCTACCGCGCCGAGGGCTGGCGCGTCTTCACACGGGGACTGGCGTCCACGCTGCTGCGCGCCTTCCCCGTCAACGCCGCCACCTTCGCCACGGTCACCGTGGTGCTCACCTACGCGCGCGGCGAAGAGGCCGGGCCCGAGGGCGAGGCTGTGCCCGCCGCCTCCGCCGCTCCTGCGGGGCCTGCTCTGGCGCAGCCCTCGAGCCTGTGA